The Sorex araneus isolate mSorAra2 chromosome X, mSorAra2.pri, whole genome shotgun sequence DNA segment tcaaaccattcattcagggtttgagGCCTGGCCTGGCCAAAATCTTAGGCCAACATCTAACTACATAACCAAGCACCCAGAAGCTtgaatatcttatagcctagttctccctcttggagaacctggcaagctacctagagctcctgcccacacgggagaacctggcaagatccccatggtgtatttttatgctaaaaccagtaacaatgatgggtctcattccactgaccctgaaagagcctccaatgtgtcacagttgggaaggatgagtaaagagaggcttctaaaatctcagggctaggatgaatggagatgttactgacactgctcaagaaaatcgacgatcaacgggatgatgatgatgatgatgatgatgaggaggaggaggaggaggagaaatgcaAATGACAATTGTTTAGTTTATGTTATGTTGAATGTggtataaaatcatattttctatAGACAGACAATTTTACTCTTTTCTTCCAAATTTTCatgtcttttcttcatttttaatgtgGCTAGAACTTCCAGAACCATATTGGAGacgagtggtgaaagtgggcatttTGATCTATTCTTTATGTTAAATGAAAAGTTTTCTTCATTGAGTGTAatgtgtactgtgggtttttccTTTATGGCTCTTATTGTTTAGGCGATTAGAGGCCAACCCAAAAAGcgtccgtccctcttggagagcccaacaagctactgaagAGTATCCcgtgcacacagcagagcctagcaagctacccctggcgtactcgatatgccaaaaacagtaacaacaacagtcctcattcccctgaccctgaaagagcccccagtatgccatcgggctacactagcatgcaacaggaacaaatggagacattaccggtgcccgctcaagcaaatcgatgaacaatgggataacagtgatacagtgatacagtgattgtttatgtAGTTTCCTATACTCAGTTTGATAAATGTTTATTGCCATGAAACTGGTTGTGAGTTTAAATTTAgtcaaaagttttttttctgcatctatgggaATAATCATGTAGCACTACAATTAACATactgttaatattaatatttcaggAATACAGTAGTGTTACACCTTACACCATACCCTTACAGCAAAGTAAATTTTGGTATCTAGCTATTGTAATACATTGAGAGTCAGTGTAGGGCCTAAAATGTCCTGGAAGAATCTGTATGTAGCTGTTGAGTAGAATGTTCTTTATATATCTattaggctggagcgatggcacagcgggtagggcatttgccttgaacacagcctacctgagttcatccctcttggagaggccagcaagctgctgagagtatctcgtctacatggcagagcctggcaagctacccatagtgtattctatatgccaaaaacagtaacaacaaatctcacaatggagactggtgggcactcaagcaaatcgatgagcaacgggatgacagtgacagtgacatttaattAGGTTAACTAGCTCTATTAGGccttttatgtcttttattatattcattattgAGAGGGAAGTCGTAAAGTCTCCAACATAATTTCTACCTTCAATTACATCAGGTTTTGTTTTAGTATTTTGATAGTATAATATTATAGAGGATAATGTTTACAGTTACAGCTAACAGTTTTACAGAAGCCAGAGCTGGTGTTAAACTGGTGCTTATaaaggggaaggggcagggatCGAATTACCGGCCATGCACatgagcatctttatttttttcagaagccCTGGTAGAGTATATAGGAttccataattaatttttaattcactaGTCAttagcaccaccgggtgtgcacctctgtccccaccaccaacaacaaaataaataaaatgaacaaaggtGTGATGCCTTGCCCATTTTGAGAAATTAGCGAAAGAGCCAGTTATTATTTGGTAAGTaaagtggagctggagcgatagcacagtgggtagggtgtctgccttgcacgaagccgacacgggtttgattcctccgtccctctcagagagcccagcaagttaacgagagtatcccacctgcacagcagagcctggcaagctacccgtggtagtattacacccgtggtgtattcgataggacaaaaacagtaacaacaggtgcctgcttgagcaaattgatgaacaacgggagaacagtgctacagtgctatgtatacaGCTCACTGATCGAGCACatacctcacatgtgtgaggacCTGGTTTCATTCCCTGaggtcacaccacacacacacatacactctctctctctctctctctctctctctctctctctcttctcttcccccccctctctctctctttcacccccccacaaaaaaaaacaatgaattacCAGGCAGAGAAgctctattatttcttcaaaggtgatgaattataaaatatgatcaaaatagtttaaagaaaaaagtctttCAAATAATCTGTGGAACATATAAAGATTTCACATAGAAAATGTAAATACTGAGTGGTGGAAGACCATTTGGCTTGGTTTTCTTGTCAGTCTTACCATGATATTTTATTACAAACCAACAATGCCATGAAGTTACTTGAAATTCCTGCtctatttgttactgttttccttCCAAGCAACCAGGTTGAAGAAATATTTCCACTATTAAAGAAATACCTGCAGACCACCGTGACATTTAATCTAACTGTCCCAATGGGGTTTTCTCTTAGTAAATCATCTACTCAAATATCACCTATGCATATCGATTCAAAAGTGGAAGATCACATAATGCAAAGGTCTGAGAAATGTAAGTTGGAACTAGCAAACCGCTTATTTCAAAACTGCAAGATTAGAAGACCCAAATCAACAACACTTTACAAGAAGTGAAGATATTGGTATGGTAGTTCATCCAGAGAAAGCCTTGGGCTCAGTAATATATGTTAAAGAAATTGGTGGAATAAAAATGACGGATGTCAAATGAAATCATTGTACCTattaacaaaaaaattgttttccattaAAATTGCATATTAAATGAGAACTTAATTTTGATAAATATGGATACTTCATTTTCTTGTATTATCacttttctgtaaaaaaataatctgTTGGCAAACTCCACAAAAACTCAGTAAACTGCATACCTTCAGAAGCTTTACAtggttttttccttcttcctctcctgtaACATTTTTCTCCCCATGTTGAATTCATGGCAGTTAGaaaataactcggggctggagcgatagcacagcgggtagggcgtttgccttgcatgcggctgacccgggttcgatccccggcatcccatatggtccccccgagcaccgccgggagtaattcctgagtgtaaagccaggagtaacccctgagcatcgctgggttgtgacccaaaaagcaaaaaaaaaaaaaaaaaaaaaactctttccaAGTATAATAGTTTATCATGCAGATGCGACcaccattttttttggggggggggggtttgggtcacacctggcgatgcacaggggttactcctggctctgcactcaggaattacccatggcggtgctcaggggaccatatgggatgctgggaatcaaacctgggtcggctgcgtacaaggcaaacgccctacccgctgtgctattgctccagccccgcgacCACCATTTTATACCGTCAATATCAATAGAAGAAAACAATCTAGTATTAGAAATTATAGTTTTATATGTATCAGCTAACCACTTTTGTAGATATATCTtatggtttaaaataaatattattcttttaaaaaaattttttttttttgcttttttgggtcacacctggcaatgcacaggggttactcctggctgtgcactcaggaaccacccctggcggtgctcaggggaccatatgggatgctgggattcaaaccggggccggccgcttgcaaggcaaacgccctacctgctgtgctatcgctccagcccccaaaataaatattattctatttaatgttaaataaaattagaagtacCATTTTATGTCTGGATATGCAGTGGCCTATAATAATATGTTTAAAGATTTTGTATACATTTTTACTTAATTGTTGTATCTAATGTCCAATTGAGTAATCTCCCaaatattcataaaaacaaagaggaaaacacATATTTTGGGTAAAATAATGTTACATGATCAGAAAAATACTAAACAAATGTATTTTCAGAATATTGATCCTAGAGTAAAAAAATGACTGAATAGAACATAAATCCATATGATGAAGCTTTCATTTATGGAACAAAAGTGTTTATATTCTTGGGAAAATACAAAAGCATTCTTTTGCTGGCTTGGTTTTGTGCTTGATGCTAGGTATAGCGGGTGACTCGAATACCCACTGCCTTTGGGCTTCCTGTCTAGCAGGAAGGATAGAAGGTCAGAAAGTATggttcagagcaatagtacggggAAGGACGTCTGCCTTGAtcctgtacggtcccctgagcaatgtcaggagtaattcctgagtgcagagcaagagtaacccttgagcattcccgggtgtgacccaaaaagtggaaacaaacaaaacatcagaAAGTAATTATGTAAGATACAAACTGATGTGTcataaaggaaaagtaaaatactCTGAGACATAGCAGAAATCCTAATGCCTCCCAAATAGCAACATAAGgacacccaaacaaacaacttAAGTTTGTATTTtgggtggccacacttggcagtgctcagggatcactcttggcttgCTCTGGAGACTGTATGTAgttg contains these protein-coding regions:
- the CXH2orf15 gene encoding LOW QUALITY PROTEIN: uncharacterized protein C2orf15 homolog (The sequence of the model RefSeq protein was modified relative to this genomic sequence to represent the inferred CDS: inserted 2 bases in 1 codon) encodes the protein MGFSLSKSSTQISPMHIDSKVEDHIMQRSEKCKLELANRLFQNXARLEDPNQQHFTRSEDIGMVVHPEKALGSVIYVKEIGGIKMTDVK